TTAGCAGCTAATCGTGATGAATTCTATGAACGACCAACAGCTCCTATCCATTTTTGGGAAGATCATCCTGACATTTTAGCTGGTCGTGACTTACGGGAGAAAGGGACATGGATGGGAGTTAATACACAAGGTCGTATCGCAGCATTAACGAACTTCCGAGATCCAAATGAGTGGACTAACCATAAAATTTCAAGAGGAAAAATTGTTAGGGAATTTTTGAACAGTGAAATCGATCCATTCACCTTTCTAAAACAATTACAATCAACACGCTCTGATTACCGCGGCTTCAACATCATTGTTGGAACTACCCAAGGGCTTTATTACTATTCAAATGTCCAAAATGAAATTACAGAAATCGTCCCTGGCATTCACGGTCTCAGTAACCATTTCCTAAATACAACATGGCCAAAAGTCGAAAAGGGAAAGCATGACATGTCCTTATGTATAGCCAAAGAATCTCCGATAGATCATGAATGTTTATTCGAAATCCTTGCTAATCGTGATCGTCCTGAGATTCAGCACCTACCAAACACAGGAATTGGTCTAGAGTGGGAAGAGAAACTATCATCTATTTTTATTGATACAAATACTTATGGTACTCGTTCTTCTTCAGTATTGACTATGAGTTCAGAAGATCATGTAGATTTCGTTGAAAAAAGTATAATTGATGGTAAAGTAAATAATACTCATTTTTCATTTTCAATAAAGTAAACAAAGGATCGTACATGTATATCCCTCTATTGACATACATAAGTAAGAAAGGATTCATCGTCAGGAGGGAAATTTCTGATGAAACTAACGCCATTTATTAATGCTCTTCCCTTACCTAAAGTCCTTAAGCCATTGTTTATAAAAAATGGTATCGCATATTATGAAGTGAAAATGAAACAAGTCTATCAAAAACTCCATAAAGAATTGCCTGAAACCGTTGTTTGGGGCTATCAAGGTACCTTCCCCGGACCGACTATAGAAGTAAGAAAGAATGATGCCATCTTCGTAAAGTGGATAAACAAACTTCCACAACAATCTATATTACCCTTAG
This Pseudalkalibacillus berkeleyi DNA region includes the following protein-coding sequences:
- a CDS encoding NRDE family protein — protein: MCVLYFAYKVHPKYPLILAANRDEFYERPTAPIHFWEDHPDILAGRDLREKGTWMGVNTQGRIAALTNFRDPNEWTNHKISRGKIVREFLNSEIDPFTFLKQLQSTRSDYRGFNIIVGTTQGLYYYSNVQNEITEIVPGIHGLSNHFLNTTWPKVEKGKHDMSLCIAKESPIDHECLFEILANRDRPEIQHLPNTGIGLEWEEKLSSIFIDTNTYGTRSSSVLTMSSEDHVDFVEKSIIDGKVNNTHFSFSIK